The segment ACATTCATCCACCCTCGACGAGAAAACAATCGCTGATAAGTCCCAAAAGGCATTACCGCCTGATTATCTAGGCTAAACAGCCCCATGAATTTCCCCTGCTTTTTAAGCACACCAATTACTTTGAATTTATGGGAACCGATTTTTACATATTTATCAATTGGATCCTCTTCTGGAAATAATCCTTCTGATACATCACCGCCGATTACTAGGACCCTAGATCCTGATCTATTTTCCCCATCGGTAAAATATCTCCCATTCACCACATCTGCTGATTCATTTGTGGCCATATATTCTGGTGTTGTCCCAAAAAAGCGAGTATCGATCCGTTTGTCGTCCCGAATAATACTCCCACCCCGCTCTGACATTGGCGCAACTGCATCTACAAACTGGGATTTTTCTCTAAGTTGTTCTACATAATCTTCTTTAATGCGCGGACGATTTCTTAATTCCCACCAATCCATATCACCACCGAACCAATCCATGCGGCTAATAATTAACACATCCCGACCCAGGAAGGACATACTTTTTTCAAAAGTACGATCCAATCCTGAAATAAGAGTACCCATCAAAGTAACAGATAAAACGCCAATAACAATGCCTAATGCGGTTAAAATTGAGCGCGATTTATTTCCGAAGATCGAACCAAGTGAAATACGGAGGTTTTCCCAAAAAAGTCCTAACATGGTTAGTTACACGGAGGTAACAGAGGATCACAGAGATATAAATTAATTTTTACTCTGTGGTTCTCTGTGTCTTTTGTGATCTCTATGTTAAAACAATTTTTCACTGTGAATGGACCTTGCGTTTGGAAGATCTTACATCATCTTTAATTTTTCCGTCAAATAGATTAATAGTCCGTTCGGCATGATCGGCGATATATTCTTCGTGAGTAACCAAAATGATCGTATTACCCGCATTATGGAGTTTATCTAATATTTTCATTATTTCTACACCACTTTTTGAATCGAGATTACCGGTCGGTTCATCAGCCAAAATTATGGACGGATCATTCACCAAAGCCCGAGCGATAGCCACACGCTGCCGCTGTCCACCGGAAAGTTCGTTCGGCTTATGGTGCATTCGATCAGTGAGACCAACAGCGGATAAGGCTTTTTCAGCTTTTTCAATCCGTTCAGTTTTTCGCATATTTGCATAGATCAGAGGTACTTCTACATTTCTCAATGCAGTTGCTTTGGGTAATAAATTAAAAGTCTGGAAAACAAATCCAATTTTTCGATTCCGTATGGATGCCAGTTGATTATCATCCATTTCATGGACCAATTCGCCTTCGAATTCATATATACCTTCAGTGGGCGTATCCAAACAGCCAATCATATTCATGAGAGTGGACTTACCAGAACCTGAGGGACCCATAATAGAAATATACTCATTTTGCAAAATGGTAAGATCAACACCATCTAATGCACGAACTACTTCGCCGCCTACATCATAATGGCGTTTAATCTCTTTTAATGAAATTAGATCAGCCATAATTATTCAGATTTTGATGTCTTAATAGAAACACTGAAACCTTTTTTCTCTTCTTTTTTATCTTCATCAGTAGTTACAGCTTTGTTATGGGCTAAATCTTTACTGATGGCACGATAAGAACCGGTAACAACCTCATCCCCAACAGATAGGCCATTCAATACTTCGTAATGAGTTTCAGAAGAAATACCCACCTTCACAGGTCTAATATGAACCACTTTACTATCCTTGCTCGCTTTTTTCTTTTTACCCTTTTTATCATCCATTTCAGATAATTTTCCATCACGAAGGACGCCACTAAGTTTATCGGAAACAATAAACACCAATTCTTCCATTTTCTTCGCTTTCGGCTTTTTTGGCCCATCTTTTTTATCCGAACCTTTTCCTTTACCATAACTCATTTTTTCAGACCCTTCGGGGCGGACAGTCAAACTCTGAATCGGAATAGCCAAAACATTATCTTTCTTATCTGTAATAATATTAGCGGTAGCGCTCATTCCCGGGCGTATCCCATCCGGTACATCAATAATGCGAATCTTGACTTCAAAATTTGTTACCTGTTCAGCGGAACTCATAGCTGATGTTTGGGCCATATGAGCGATTTCACTCACAACACCAAAAAATAATGTATCCTGGAAAGCGTCAATTTCAATTTCTGTTGTATCTCCTATAGATACAGAAACGACGTCATTTTCATTCACATCAACGATGACTTCCATGCGATTCAGGTCAGCAATGATCATAAGTATTTCTGCCTGAAACATACCACCCACGGCCATTTCGCCTATTTCCTTATTCACCGCGGTCACAATACCGTCTTGGGGTGCCTCGATGCGGGCCTTATCCAAATCGTCTTTCCTTGATTCCAGAGAGGACTTGGCCTGCTCCAAAGAGCTTTTAGCAATTTGATAGGATGCTTGAACCGCTTCCAATTCCTGGTCAGATGCTAGATTTTGTTCATACATGGTTTCCACACGATTTTTCGATGCAGATTCTTGTTTCACCCGCGCTTCTGCAGACCGAACAGATGAAGCTGTGGAATTGTAATTGGCCAAAAGCTGCTTCCGATCTAATGTAATCAAATGCTGACCTTTAACAACATGGTCGCCTTCATTTACTGTGATGGTATCAATCCAAGCGGATGAGGTGGCAGAAATTTTCACTTCTGTTTCCGGTTTAATCTTTCCACTGGCATTCACTTTATGAATTACCGTTTGGAGACTCACTTTTTCTGTTTCTACTTTAATGGCATCTGTATCGTCCTTGCCTAAGCTGGCAACAATCATGACAATCATCAGGACACCTCCCCCGCCAAAGATGAGCCATTTTTTATTTTTAGTTAATTTTGATTTTGCCACAGTTCTCTCCTCTAAATTATTGTTTTTTTGAATCCAGCGTTCCCAATAAAGCTTTCAAGTTGGCCTGTACAATGTAGGCATCATACTTGGAGCGGATCAGAGATGACCGTGCTCGCACCACAGATACTTGGGAATCTAGAACTTCTAAAATTGTTGTTGACCCTTGCGTATAGCGCATTTGGGCCAGTTTCAAGTCTTCTTCAGCTGAAACAAGGACCGTTTCATTGATTGGTATAATTTCCTGGTAATTATTTAACTGATCTACAATACCCTGAAGCTGAACAGCTAAATCTTGAAGTTGAGTTAAATATTCCGATTCTGTTTTATCCACAACAATTTTTGCTTTTTG is part of the Candidatus Neomarinimicrobiota bacterium genome and harbors:
- a CDS encoding FtsX-like permease family protein; amino-acid sequence: MLGLFWENLRISLGSIFGNKSRSILTALGIVIGVLSVTLMGTLISGLDRTFEKSMSFLGRDVLIISRMDWFGGDMDWWELRNRPRIKEDYVEQLREKSQFVDAVAPMSERGGSIIRDDKRIDTRFFGTTPEYMATNESADVVNGRYFTDGENRSGSRVLVIGGDVSEGLFPEEDPIDKYVKIGSHKFKVIGVLKKQGKFMGLFSLDNQAVMPFGTYQRLFSRRGWMNVRIKLNTENYDEAKEEIYGVMRQLRGLKPMEKDDFAINQSATMEAQYKAIKLAIGGTGLFITALSLIVGGIGIMNIMFVSVKERTKEIGVRKALGATQTMILGQFLMEAVLICLIAGLV
- a CDS encoding ABC transporter ATP-binding protein, whose amino-acid sequence is MADLISLKEIKRHYDVGGEVVRALDGVDLTILQNEYISIMGPSGSGKSTLMNMIGCLDTPTEGIYEFEGELVHEMDDNQLASIRNRKIGFVFQTFNLLPKATALRNVEVPLIYANMRKTERIEKAEKALSAVGLTDRMHHKPNELSGGQRQRVAIARALVNDPSIILADEPTGNLDSKSGVEIMKILDKLHNAGNTIILVTHEEYIADHAERTINLFDGKIKDDVRSSKRKVHSQ
- a CDS encoding efflux RND transporter periplasmic adaptor subunit, encoding MAKSKLTKNKKWLIFGGGGVLMIVMIVASLGKDDTDAIKVETEKVSLQTVIHKVNASGKIKPETEVKISATSSAWIDTITVNEGDHVVKGQHLITLDRKQLLANYNSTASSVRSAEARVKQESASKNRVETMYEQNLASDQELEAVQASYQIAKSSLEQAKSSLESRKDDLDKARIEAPQDGIVTAVNKEIGEMAVGGMFQAEILMIIADLNRMEVIVDVNENDVVSVSIGDTTEIEIDAFQDTLFFGVVSEIAHMAQTSAMSSAEQVTNFEVKIRIIDVPDGIRPGMSATANIITDKKDNVLAIPIQSLTVRPEGSEKMSYGKGKGSDKKDGPKKPKAKKMEELVFIVSDKLSGVLRDGKLSEMDDKKGKKKKASKDSKVVHIRPVKVGISSETHYEVLNGLSVGDEVVTGSYRAISKDLAHNKAVTTDEDKKEEKKGFSVSIKTSKSE